From a single Vicugna pacos chromosome 4, VicPac4, whole genome shotgun sequence genomic region:
- the C4H9orf40 gene encoding uncharacterized protein C9orf40 homolog, with protein sequence MAKRRAAEPLTFHVPWKRLLLCDFPEAPPPPPPPPPLWIPPPGASHPGQPLGVPELPRKRKIDAGAMTEPSVSPNKRRDGGDTGATGGAEREGRGLETGEPPLLQPPVRPRGPGEEPRGVRPPRGGGDDGAGRAEPPRGDWGAAPRQLNDEFWQYNTFQYWRNPLPPIDLADIEDVNEDNLTETTLQAKNEVVEIDMES encoded by the exons ATGGCCAAGCGGCGTGCGGCCGAGCCGCTGACGTTCCACGTGCCTTGGAAGCGGCTCCTGCTCTGCGACTTTCCtgaggcgccgccgccgccgccgccgccgccgccgctctggATCCCGCCGCCGGGGGCCTCGCATCCCGGGCAGCCCCTCGGCGTCCCGGAGCTGCCTCGAAAGCGTAAAATCGACGCGGGGGCTATGACTGAGCCTTCGGTCTCGCCCAACAAGCGCCGCGACGGCGGGGACACCGGCGCTACGGGCGGCGCGGAGCGTGAGGGCCGCGGCCTAGAGACCGGCGAGCCGCCGCTGCTGCAGCCGCCCGTGAGGCCCCGCGGGCCGGGGGAGGAGCCCCGGGGTGTCCGGCCCCCGAGGGGCGGTGGCGACGACGGGGCGGGGCGCGCAGAGCCCCCACGGGGAGACTGGGGGGCCGCACCGCGCCAG CTAAATGACGAATTTTGGCAGTATAACACCTTCCAGTACTGGAGGAATCCTTTACCACCTATTGATCTGGCAGACATTGAAGATGTAAATGAAGACAACCTGACAGAAACAACACTTCAGGCCAAGAATGAAGTGGTTGAGATTGACATGGAATCCTGA